A DNA window from Hordeum vulgare subsp. vulgare chromosome 1H, MorexV3_pseudomolecules_assembly, whole genome shotgun sequence contains the following coding sequences:
- the LOC123450063 gene encoding pirin-like protein — translation MEAQTRSQRTYSSASQGLLLFLTCAYIDTLSQPAMSAAACVSFCPSPASSRHGAGPIVDVVVGLPPATEAEEERGAGRGLLEFGADGMIGASSDSDQDAAAAAEIDDEEKHPVRRSRAVVQKFMCERKVVGDGFALRRSIGRPELQSLDPFISLDEFEFSRPAGFSDHPHRGFENVTYMLEGGLSYHDFSGHKGTVNTGDVQWMTAGRGVVHAEMPGGEGVQRGLNLWLNLSSKDKMVAPRYQDLRSRDVASAEKDGVSVKVIAGEALGARSPIQTRTPAMWLDVTMQPAACLRQPVPAGWTACAYVLDGEASFGQPGDEAAGAHQCVVFGGDGDGVDVRTGGARARFLLLAARPHGEAVAMDGPFVMNTSEEVQQAREDYLNRRNGFELAAGWSSGQ, via the exons ATGGAAGCACAGACTCGCTCACAGCGAACATATAGCTCAGCTAGCCAaggtctccttctctttcttacgTGTGCGTACATAGACACGCTGAGCCAGCCGGCCATGTCTGCCGCCGCCTGTGTCTCCTTCTGCCCCTCCCCCGCGTCTTCCCGCCACGGCGCCGGACcgatcgtcgacgtcgtcgtcgggcTGCCCCCGGCtacggaggcggaggaggagcgcgGCGCCGGGAGGGGCCTCCTTGAGTTCGGCGCCGACGGGATGATCGGCGCCAGCAG TGACAGTGACCaagatgctgctgctgctgctgagatCGATGACGAGGAAAAGCACCCGGTGAGGAGGTCACGGGCGGTGGTTCAGAAGTTCATGTGCGAACGCAAGGTTGTCGGCGACGGCTTCGCTCTCAGGAGGAGCATTGGCAG GCCTGAGTTGCAGAGCTTGGATCCTTTCATCTCCTTGGATGAGTTTGAAT TTTCTCGTCCAGCTGGCTTTTCTGATCATCCACACCGAG GATTCGAGAATGTTACCTACATGCTTGAG GGAGGCTTGAGTTACCATGACTTTTCCGGCCACAAGGGCACAGTAAACACCGGAGACGTTCAG TGGATGACGGCCGGGCGCGGTGTGGTGCACGCGGAGATGCCGGGTGGTGAGGGGGTGCAGAGGGGCCTCAACCTCTGGCTCAACCTCTCCTCAAAGGACAAGAT GGTGGCGCCGAGGTACCAGGATTTGAGGAGCCGCGACGTCGCCTCGGCGGAGAAGGACGGCGTGTCCGTCAAGGTCATCGCCGGCGAGGCCCTGGGCGCGCGCTCGCCGATCCAGACGCGCACCCCGGCCATGTGGCTCGACGTGACCATGCAGCCTGCCGCGTGCCTGCGCCAGCCCGTCCCGGCCGGCTGGACCGCGTGCGCCTACGTCCTCGACGGCGAGGCAAGCTTCGGTCAGCCAGGCGACGAGGCGGCCGGCGCGCACCAGTGCGTCGTgttcggcggcgacggcgacggcgtggACGTGCGAACCGGCGGCGCGCGGGCGCGGTTCCTGCTGCTGGCGGCGCGGCCGCACGGCGAGGCGGTGGCGATGGACGGCCCCTTCGTGATGAACACGAGCGAGGAGGTGCAACAGGCCAGGGAGGACTACCTGAACCGCCGCAACGGCTTCGAGTTGGCCgccggctggtcctctggccagtGA